One Paenibacillus crassostreae DNA segment encodes these proteins:
- the mfd gene encoding transcription-repair coupling factor — protein sequence MLQALIDSFAKDPDLKSITSGISIGMKEQLISGLSGSARQIMMASLYDEVKRPMLIVTHNMFSAQKMADDLQEALSPDQVLLYSANELVAAESAVSSPETLAQRIDVLMKCAQGFTGIVVAPFAGVRRLLPAPEVMANAQIMIQYGATIQLDSLLMRMVELGYERVERVENKGEMSVRGGIIDFYPMTSLLAYRVELFDDEVDSIRTFDPADQRSIDKVNKVVIMPCKEIIADHMRLEQAAVALEGLLDTQLDKMTDRQAKLRLQEEMKREISMLREHIYFPEIYKYIALLYPEKCHLFDYLPVDTILVLDEPTRLLETAKQLERDESEWNLHLMQNGKMLPQLHLSIDNDEVLYKRRYQTLFLSIFLRQVPHTQPQNILNITSRGMQDFHGQMNVLKSEMERWQKSGVRVMMLASNEERMERMRRVLLDYGIDEPIMLQGNLQTGFELPSIQLAVITEGEMFSQKQRKVRKLTKNIDNAERIKSYTELKVGDYVVHQNHGIGKYMGIGTLDINGIHKDYLHILYAGGDKLSVPIEQVDLIQKYVGSEDKEPKIYKLGGNDWVRVKNKVRSTVQDIADDLIKLYAERQSTQGYAFEKDAAEQQEFEEMFPYDETRDQMRAIEEIKKDMEQARPMDRLLCGDVGYGKTEVAIRAAFKSAIEGKQVAVLVPTTILAQQHFETFKERFSGYPINIQVLSRFRSRKEQNEAIKGIRSGTVDVIIGTHRLLSQDLIFKDLGLLIVDEEQRFGVTHKEKLKKLKTNVDVLTLTATPIPRTLHMSMLGVRDLSVIETPPENRFPVQTYVVEHSHTLVREAVERELARGGQVYYLYNRVQGIQEIASQITALVPDARVGVGHGQMNESELEKTILDFLDGEFDVLVSTSIIETGVDIPNVNTLIVHDADKMGLSQLYQLRGRVGRSNRIAYAYFTYQRDKVLTEVAEKRLQSIKEFTELGSGFKIAMRDLSIRGAGNLLGAEQHGFIASVGFDLYSQMLAEEIQKRKVTMLGEVVAPEKAWNTLIDISIDAYLPADYIYDSIQKIEIYKKVAATTSFDEIVELEDELVDRFGELPEAVVSLLAVARLKLFGKMLGIESIMKRGDDVILKFYAGQEKAVNRSELVRIGNSFERRVQFEQESVMTIRVKGKGLEEKQLLELLEQFLEAIREPFKSKEELQDVIK from the coding sequence TTGTTACAAGCACTTATAGATTCGTTTGCTAAAGACCCTGATTTGAAATCCATAACTTCTGGTATATCCATAGGAATGAAAGAACAACTCATTTCGGGATTATCTGGATCAGCAAGGCAGATTATGATGGCCTCACTGTATGATGAAGTTAAACGTCCAATGTTAATCGTAACGCATAATATGTTCTCGGCCCAAAAAATGGCGGATGATTTACAGGAAGCGCTCTCACCAGATCAGGTACTTCTGTATTCAGCAAATGAGCTGGTTGCAGCAGAATCAGCTGTATCTAGTCCAGAGACGCTTGCACAACGTATTGATGTCTTGATGAAATGTGCGCAAGGGTTTACAGGGATTGTGGTAGCACCCTTTGCGGGTGTACGTAGACTTCTTCCTGCTCCAGAAGTGATGGCTAATGCACAGATAATGATCCAGTATGGAGCAACAATACAACTGGATTCTTTGCTTATGCGTATGGTTGAGTTGGGATATGAACGCGTTGAACGCGTGGAGAACAAAGGTGAGATGAGTGTTCGTGGCGGGATTATAGATTTCTATCCGATGACATCGTTACTCGCTTATCGAGTAGAGTTATTCGATGATGAGGTCGATTCGATCCGGACATTCGATCCAGCCGATCAACGATCCATTGATAAAGTTAATAAAGTAGTTATTATGCCTTGCAAGGAGATTATTGCAGATCATATGCGACTTGAGCAAGCTGCAGTGGCATTGGAAGGATTGCTGGATACACAACTTGATAAAATGACAGATCGTCAGGCTAAACTTCGTCTTCAAGAGGAAATGAAGCGCGAGATAAGTATGTTACGTGAGCATATATATTTCCCAGAAATCTATAAATATATTGCATTACTCTACCCGGAGAAATGCCACCTATTCGATTATCTTCCAGTTGATACGATTCTGGTTCTTGACGAACCTACGAGATTGCTAGAAACGGCCAAGCAACTTGAACGGGATGAATCCGAATGGAATTTACATCTCATGCAGAATGGTAAAATGTTGCCGCAATTACATCTATCCATTGATAATGATGAAGTTTTATATAAACGTCGCTATCAAACGTTGTTCCTCTCTATCTTTCTGCGGCAAGTACCTCATACCCAGCCTCAGAACATTCTGAATATTACCAGTCGTGGCATGCAGGATTTCCATGGTCAGATGAATGTTCTTAAATCTGAAATGGAGCGTTGGCAAAAGTCCGGCGTACGTGTCATGATGCTAGCCAGTAATGAGGAACGAATGGAGCGTATGCGTCGCGTATTACTGGATTATGGTATTGATGAACCTATCATGCTACAAGGTAACTTGCAGACAGGGTTTGAGTTACCATCGATTCAATTAGCTGTTATTACAGAGGGAGAAATGTTCTCCCAGAAGCAACGCAAAGTTCGCAAACTAACTAAAAATATTGATAATGCTGAGCGCATCAAGAGCTATACTGAGCTTAAAGTTGGCGATTATGTTGTGCATCAGAATCACGGTATAGGTAAATATATGGGCATTGGCACCTTGGATATCAACGGCATCCATAAGGATTATTTGCATATTCTTTATGCTGGTGGAGATAAGCTATCTGTTCCGATCGAGCAGGTCGACCTTATTCAGAAATATGTTGGCTCAGAAGATAAGGAACCAAAGATATATAAGCTTGGCGGTAACGACTGGGTAAGGGTTAAGAACAAAGTTCGCTCTACGGTGCAGGATATCGCAGACGATTTGATCAAATTATATGCAGAGCGACAATCTACACAAGGTTATGCTTTTGAGAAGGATGCAGCGGAACAACAGGAATTTGAAGAAATGTTCCCATATGATGAGACGCGAGATCAGATGAGAGCAATTGAAGAGATCAAGAAGGACATGGAACAAGCGCGGCCAATGGACAGACTACTCTGCGGAGATGTTGGATATGGAAAGACAGAAGTCGCTATTCGCGCTGCTTTCAAATCGGCTATTGAGGGTAAACAGGTCGCTGTACTCGTTCCGACGACAATCCTTGCCCAACAGCATTTCGAGACATTCAAAGAAAGATTCTCAGGCTATCCAATCAACATCCAAGTATTGAGCCGGTTTCGCTCACGTAAGGAACAGAATGAAGCAATTAAGGGGATTCGGTCAGGAACGGTAGATGTTATTATCGGCACACATCGATTGTTATCACAGGACCTTATATTTAAGGACCTGGGGCTTTTGATTGTGGATGAAGAGCAAAGATTTGGTGTTACCCACAAGGAAAAATTGAAGAAGTTGAAGACGAATGTGGATGTGCTTACGTTAACTGCGACACCAATTCCGCGGACACTTCATATGTCCATGCTAGGAGTTCGGGATTTATCAGTTATAGAGACACCTCCGGAGAATCGATTCCCTGTTCAGACCTATGTCGTGGAGCATAGCCACACGCTTGTACGTGAAGCTGTAGAACGGGAACTTGCTCGGGGTGGCCAAGTATATTACCTCTATAATCGAGTTCAAGGGATTCAGGAAATTGCAAGCCAGATTACAGCACTTGTTCCTGATGCCAGAGTAGGTGTTGGACATGGCCAAATGAATGAATCCGAGCTAGAGAAGACGATCCTTGATTTCTTAGATGGTGAGTTTGACGTCTTGGTGAGTACAAGTATTATCGAGACAGGTGTAGACATTCCCAATGTCAATACACTGATTGTTCATGACGCTGACAAAATGGGTTTGTCCCAGCTCTATCAGCTACGCGGTCGTGTAGGGCGTTCTAATCGTATTGCCTATGCTTATTTCACCTACCAACGTGATAAGGTATTAACTGAAGTAGCAGAGAAGCGTCTACAATCGATCAAAGAATTCACTGAACTTGGATCAGGATTCAAGATCGCTATGCGAGATCTATCTATCCGTGGAGCGGGTAACTTACTTGGAGCAGAGCAGCATGGCTTTATTGCTTCAGTTGGTTTTGATTTGTATTCTCAAATGCTCGCTGAAGAAATTCAGAAACGTAAGGTAACGATGTTAGGCGAAGTAGTTGCACCAGAAAAGGCATGGAATACACTGATCGATATTTCAATAGATGCCTATTTGCCCGCGGATTATATTTACGATAGTATTCAAAAGATTGAAATTTATAAGAAGGTAGCAGCCACAACTTCATTTGATGAGATCGTAGAACTAGAAGATGAGCTAGTGGATCGATTCGGAGAACTACCGGAGGCTGTTGTTAGCTTACTTGCCGTGGCAAGGTTGAAATTATTCGGTAAAATGCTTGGAATCGAATCGATTATGAAGCGTGGAGATGACGTAATACTCAAATTTTATGCGGGTCAGGAGAAGGCAGTCAATAGATCTGAACTTGTACGAATTGGAAATTCATTCGAAAGACGTGTACAATTTGAACAAGAGTCTGTTATGACTATTCGCGTAAAAGGTAAGGGACTCGAAGAAAAGCAGCTATTGGAACTTCTAGAACAATTTCTTGAAGCCATCCGAGAGCCGTTCAAATCAAAGGAGGAGCTTCAAGATGTTATCAAATAA
- a CDS encoding anti-sigma-F factor Fin family protein, giving the protein MAIKYICRHCQTVLGVIDSSMVSEFQLGFHSLTPSERQDIITYDLSGEVVVRVTCDYCTEAISTHPELSLLSSPLQ; this is encoded by the coding sequence ATGGCTATTAAGTACATCTGTCGACACTGCCAAACAGTGCTAGGAGTCATTGATTCATCAATGGTATCCGAATTCCAACTAGGCTTCCATTCCTTGACCCCTTCAGAACGTCAGGATATAATTACGTATGATTTAAGCGGCGAGGTAGTGGTTAGAGTCACTTGTGATTATTGCACTGAGGCAATCTCAACCCACCCCGAATTAAGCTTATTAAGTAGTCCACTTCAGTGA
- a CDS encoding peptidylprolyl isomerase, translated as MLSNKKPWKILSMTLVGVLALSLLSACGKDEVNADVVATYKGGEITLEEYNTEKNVLVFLSPEYAQLAEMEDFKTYLVNQQVAFEYLSANASDEAKTTGEKTAKDQLAQMKAMVGEEPFKTMLKEQNLTEEDLRLYLNQVMISMEDMTLKIKDEDVKAQYEATKQDYTVASVRHVLISTTDAEGKERTMEDALKIAKEVKTKLDSGADFATIAKEYSDDPGSVDTGGLYKDTPAGKWVDAFKESALTLPLNTISEPIETDFGYHVMKVESRTETAFDGLTQEQKDAIKSLLGSKKIDEFMTNELPDLIKSVNLPASPEATTEEETTTPENGQDSTGTETDTDATTTDDTQTEPTTDDSTNTTEEAPAADTGK; from the coding sequence ATGTTATCAAATAAAAAACCATGGAAAATATTGTCCATGACGTTAGTTGGGGTATTGGCATTATCTTTGTTGTCTGCATGTGGTAAGGATGAGGTCAATGCTGATGTGGTAGCCACTTATAAGGGTGGAGAAATCACATTAGAGGAGTACAATACAGAGAAGAATGTTCTTGTTTTCTTATCACCAGAGTATGCACAACTTGCAGAAATGGAGGATTTCAAGACGTATCTTGTGAATCAACAAGTGGCGTTTGAATATCTAAGTGCAAATGCAAGTGATGAAGCGAAGACAACTGGTGAGAAGACAGCTAAGGATCAGCTTGCACAAATGAAAGCAATGGTTGGTGAAGAACCATTTAAAACGATGTTAAAAGAGCAAAATCTGACGGAGGAAGATCTGAGGCTCTACCTGAATCAAGTGATGATCTCTATGGAGGATATGACTCTCAAAATAAAAGATGAGGATGTAAAAGCGCAATACGAGGCAACGAAACAGGATTATACGGTAGCTTCGGTGAGACATGTCCTAATCTCAACAACAGATGCAGAAGGTAAAGAACGTACAATGGAAGATGCGTTAAAGATTGCTAAGGAAGTAAAGACGAAGTTAGATAGTGGAGCTGACTTCGCAACGATCGCAAAGGAATACTCTGATGATCCGGGTTCTGTAGATACCGGTGGACTATACAAGGATACACCAGCAGGTAAGTGGGTAGATGCATTCAAAGAAAGTGCGTTGACTCTTCCATTGAATACGATTAGTGAACCCATTGAAACCGACTTTGGTTATCATGTGATGAAGGTAGAATCTCGTACAGAGACTGCTTTCGACGGATTAACACAGGAGCAAAAGGATGCCATTAAAAGCTTACTTGGGTCAAAAAAGATTGATGAATTCATGACGAATGAATTGCCGGATCTCATTAAATCTGTGAATTTGCCAGCATCTCCAGAGGCTACAACTGAAGAAGAAACAACAACGCCTGAGAATGGACAAGACTCTACAGGAACCGAAACGGATACGGATGCAACAACGACAGATGATACGCAGACTGAACCAACAACGGATGACAGTACGAACACTACCGAGGAAGCACCAGCGGCTGATACTGGCAAGTAG